The following proteins are encoded in a genomic region of Pirellulales bacterium:
- the feoB gene encoding ferrous iron transport protein B, whose protein sequence is MSTANSQATLTVALVGNPNTGKSTLFTALAGVRQRIGNYPGVTVEKKIGQMQHRGHRWALIDLPGTYSLAPHSPDEMVVVDVLLGRRDDTPCDAILCIVDASNLERNLYLVSQVLELGLPTVVAMNMTDIAESRGLKIDAAKLAERLGIPVVPVQANKRRGLDELKAALAATLGRQAVPRESPFPQAFREEVTRLEALLNAAPGNGSTHATNGHLRSDPLPKSAGAVVPRYLAERLLLDTGGYLERTAVIGGNGHAESHAGQVREHLLSARARLAAAGLPVPAVEALVRYDWAARQLDGVISRPAARSETLTDKIDRILTHRLWGTAVFVIVMVALFSSIFMAAEPLMKLLDGGAHTLGEAVKSHMPDGALRSLLVDGLIAGAGSVIVFLPQVLILFMFIAILEDCGYMARAAYLMDKLMVRVGLSGKSFIPLLSSFACAIPGIMATRVIENRRDRLTTIMVAPLMSCSARLPVYTLLIGAFIPAQKYVAGVLPLQGLTLFVMYLVGVLAAIVVALILKRTLLRGATPPFVMELPPYKFPSPALVVHRMLERGWAFVKRAGTLIVAVAIVVWALLYYPHNPAAVEANLQQDKAALAAQIEQLPAGDEHRHFLEAELARYNDPQQHEQLLAGAYQRQSILGHMGRWIEPAVRPLGWDWRVGCAAIASFPAREVVLGTLGVIYNLGNVDLEEAQGQTQLQTQLRNATWDGGLRTVFTVPMALGLMVFFALCAQCAATLVIIKRETNSWRWPAFTFTYMTVLAYVGALATYQIGTWLAG, encoded by the coding sequence ATGTCCACCGCCAATTCGCAAGCCACTTTAACGGTTGCTTTGGTGGGAAATCCGAACACCGGGAAATCGACGCTGTTTACTGCGCTTGCCGGCGTGCGGCAGCGGATTGGCAACTATCCGGGTGTGACGGTCGAGAAGAAAATCGGCCAAATGCAGCACCGAGGACATCGCTGGGCATTGATCGATTTGCCGGGTACGTACAGTTTAGCACCGCATTCGCCGGACGAGATGGTGGTGGTCGACGTGCTGTTGGGCCGCCGTGATGACACGCCGTGCGATGCGATTCTTTGCATCGTGGATGCCAGCAATTTGGAGCGGAATCTGTATTTGGTCAGCCAGGTGCTGGAGCTTGGACTGCCGACGGTCGTGGCGATGAACATGACCGATATTGCGGAGTCGCGCGGATTGAAAATCGATGCCGCAAAGTTGGCTGAGCGGCTAGGAATTCCGGTAGTCCCGGTGCAGGCAAATAAACGGCGAGGACTAGACGAATTGAAAGCCGCGCTGGCTGCAACGCTTGGCCGGCAAGCTGTGCCGCGAGAAAGCCCCTTCCCGCAGGCGTTTCGAGAGGAAGTTACGCGATTGGAAGCGCTCCTCAATGCAGCCCCGGGCAATGGTTCGACGCATGCAACGAACGGGCACCTTCGTTCCGACCCTCTCCCAAAGAGCGCGGGAGCAGTTGTGCCGCGATATTTGGCGGAGCGGCTCCTATTGGATACCGGCGGATATTTGGAGCGGACGGCAGTCATTGGCGGAAACGGGCACGCCGAAAGTCATGCCGGGCAAGTGCGGGAGCATTTACTCTCTGCCCGAGCGCGGTTGGCAGCGGCGGGATTGCCAGTGCCGGCCGTGGAGGCACTGGTTCGATACGATTGGGCGGCCCGACAGTTGGATGGGGTCATTTCTCGGCCAGCGGCGCGCAGCGAAACGCTGACCGATAAAATCGATCGCATTCTCACGCATCGATTGTGGGGCACGGCTGTCTTCGTCATCGTGATGGTGGCGCTATTCTCGTCGATTTTTATGGCTGCCGAGCCACTGATGAAATTGCTGGACGGCGGGGCGCATACGCTGGGCGAGGCTGTAAAAAGCCACATGCCCGACGGAGCGCTGCGGTCGCTGCTGGTGGATGGGCTGATCGCCGGCGCCGGCAGCGTGATTGTGTTTTTGCCGCAAGTGCTGATTCTGTTCATGTTCATCGCCATTTTGGAAGATTGCGGCTACATGGCGCGGGCCGCTTACTTGATGGATAAGCTAATGGTCCGCGTGGGACTGAGCGGCAAATCGTTCATTCCGCTGCTCTCGTCGTTTGCTTGCGCCATTCCAGGCATCATGGCGACACGGGTGATTGAAAATCGGCGCGATCGGTTGACGACGATTATGGTGGCGCCCCTGATGAGTTGCTCGGCTCGGCTGCCGGTGTACACACTGCTGATTGGGGCGTTCATTCCGGCACAAAAATATGTAGCCGGGGTGTTGCCGCTGCAAGGGTTGACACTGTTTGTGATGTATTTGGTGGGCGTGCTGGCGGCCATCGTCGTGGCGCTGATTTTGAAACGGACGCTGTTGCGGGGAGCAACGCCGCCGTTTGTCATGGAGTTGCCGCCATACAAGTTTCCGTCACCGGCACTAGTGGTGCATCGGATGCTGGAGCGCGGCTGGGCATTCGTCAAACGTGCGGGCACGCTGATTGTGGCCGTGGCGATTGTGGTGTGGGCACTGCTTTATTATCCGCACAATCCGGCGGCGGTAGAAGCAAATCTTCAGCAGGACAAGGCGGCGCTGGCGGCACAGATTGAACAACTGCCGGCTGGCGATGAACATCGGCACTTTTTGGAGGCGGAGCTAGCGCGTTATAATGATCCGCAGCAGCACGAACAGTTATTGGCCGGCGCGTATCAGCGGCAGAGCATTTTGGGACACATGGGACGGTGGATTGAACCGGCCGTGCGGCCGCTGGGTTGGGATTGGCGAGTGGGTTGTGCGGCCATCGCTTCGTTCCCGGCGCGCGAAGTAGTGCTGGGAACCCTGGGCGTGATTTACAATTTGGGAAACGTCGATTTGGAGGAAGCCCAAGGGCAGACGCAATTGCAAACGCA
- a CDS encoding ferrous iron transport protein A translates to MTTLAQLSVGARGRVVRVNQFDEVSARLMEMGLTPGVDVQVLGAAPLGDPIELALRGYRLSVRRTEAARVEVEQVNV, encoded by the coding sequence GTGACCACCCTGGCGCAATTGTCGGTCGGCGCGCGGGGTCGAGTCGTGCGAGTCAACCAGTTTGACGAGGTGAGCGCCCGGCTGATGGAAATGGGGCTCACGCCGGGGGTCGATGTGCAAGTGCTGGGTGCTGCGCCGTTGGGAGACCCGATTGAATTGGCGCTACGCGGATACCGGCTGAGCGTGCGCCGCACCGAAGCGGCACGGGTGGAAGTGGAACAAGTGAATGTCTAA